One stretch of Amycolatopsis tolypomycina DNA includes these proteins:
- a CDS encoding gamma carbonic anhydrase family protein: MPIYALGSLEPTIHPDAYVHPDATVIGDVRIGAFASVWPQTVLRGDHGYIEIGERSNVQDGCVLHCTERHPTILGPSSAIGHAVHVEGATIGTGCLIASGSVVLNGSVIEDGGMVGAGAVLSYGSHVKTGEIALGVPGKTRENKSFGPENIAMVVESYVQRAQRFKAELRRLDPLG, from the coding sequence ATGCCGATCTACGCACTCGGTTCGCTCGAGCCGACGATCCACCCCGACGCCTACGTCCACCCGGACGCGACGGTCATCGGCGACGTCCGGATCGGCGCTTTCGCGTCCGTCTGGCCGCAGACGGTCCTGCGCGGCGACCACGGCTACATCGAGATCGGCGAGCGGTCGAACGTCCAGGACGGCTGCGTCCTGCACTGCACCGAGCGGCACCCGACGATCCTCGGGCCGTCGTCGGCGATCGGGCACGCGGTGCACGTCGAGGGCGCGACGATCGGCACCGGCTGCCTGATCGCCTCGGGCTCGGTGGTGCTGAACGGTTCGGTGATCGAGGACGGCGGCATGGTCGGCGCGGGCGCGGTGCTCTCCTACGGTTCGCACGTGAAGACCGGCGAGATCGCGTTGGGTGTGCCGGGGAAGACGCGGGAGAACAAGTCGTTCGGTCCCGAGAACATCGCGATGGTGGTCGAGTCCTACGTCCAGCGGGCGCAGCGGTTCAAGGCGGAACTGAGGCGGCTCGACCCGCTCGGGTGA
- a CDS encoding uracil-DNA glycosylase: MTARPLQDIVEAGWAQALEPVAPQVAAMGEFLRAEIAAGRTYLPAGEHVLRAFKQPFHDVRVLIVGQDPYPTPGHAVGLSFSVAPDVRPIPKSLVNIYKEYVDDLGHPLPSNGDLTPWAEQGVLLLNRSLTVQPGKSNSHQGKGWEAVTEQAIKALAARSEPMVAILWGRNARNLRPMLGEVPCIESAHPSPLSAHNGFFGSRPFSRANQLLEQQGAAPVDWKLP, from the coding sequence GTGACCGCACGACCGCTGCAGGACATCGTCGAGGCAGGCTGGGCGCAAGCCCTCGAACCGGTGGCGCCGCAGGTCGCCGCGATGGGGGAGTTCCTCCGCGCGGAGATCGCCGCGGGCCGCACCTACCTGCCGGCGGGCGAGCACGTGCTGCGGGCGTTCAAGCAGCCGTTCCACGACGTCCGCGTGCTGATCGTCGGCCAGGACCCGTACCCGACGCCGGGCCACGCGGTGGGCCTGAGCTTTTCGGTGGCGCCGGACGTCCGGCCGATCCCGAAGAGCCTGGTCAACATCTACAAGGAGTACGTCGACGACCTCGGCCACCCGCTGCCCTCCAACGGCGACCTGACGCCGTGGGCCGAGCAGGGCGTGCTGCTGCTCAACCGGTCGCTGACCGTGCAGCCCGGGAAGTCGAACTCGCACCAGGGCAAGGGCTGGGAAGCGGTCACCGAGCAGGCGATCAAGGCCCTCGCGGCCCGGTCCGAGCCGATGGTGGCGATCCTCTGGGGCCGCAACGCCCGCAACCTGCGGCCGATGCTGGGCGAGGTCCCGTGCATCGAGTCGGCGCACCCGAGCCCGCTGTCGGCGCACAACGGCTTCTTCGGCTCGCGGCCGTTCAGCCGGGCCAACCAGCTGCTGGAGCAGCAGGGTGCGGCGCCGGTCGACTGGAAGCTTCCCTAG
- a CDS encoding alpha/beta fold hydrolase produces MNVTSADGTSIFFEQRGDGPPVILIGGAFNDRTTTVGLAEVLAGDFTAVTYDRRGRGDSGDAPEYAVEREIEDLAALIAHVGGTASVFGHSSGAILALEAAATGIGIERVVAYEPPYATGEHPRADVVDEVRAQLAAGDRDGAVATFLQVAGTPAEMIEGMKTAPVWGWFTALAHTLPYDLTICGRDARPRDSLARIAVPALVIGGGASDEALRSGARAAAEAVPGARHETLEGQDHGVLQFPETLKSLLTDFLK; encoded by the coding sequence ATGAACGTCACTTCGGCCGACGGCACGTCGATCTTCTTCGAGCAGCGCGGCGACGGGCCGCCGGTGATCCTGATCGGCGGCGCGTTCAACGACCGCACGACCACGGTGGGCTTGGCCGAAGTCCTGGCCGGCGACTTCACGGCGGTCACCTACGACCGCCGAGGCCGCGGGGACAGCGGCGACGCTCCGGAGTACGCCGTCGAGCGCGAGATCGAGGACCTCGCGGCGCTGATCGCCCACGTGGGCGGGACGGCGTCGGTGTTCGGCCACTCGTCGGGCGCGATCCTGGCCCTGGAAGCCGCTGCGACGGGCATCGGGATCGAACGCGTGGTGGCGTACGAGCCGCCGTACGCGACCGGCGAGCACCCGCGGGCCGACGTCGTCGACGAGGTGCGGGCGCAGCTGGCGGCGGGGGACCGCGACGGCGCGGTGGCGACGTTCCTGCAGGTCGCGGGCACGCCGGCGGAGATGATCGAGGGGATGAAGACCGCGCCGGTCTGGGGCTGGTTCACGGCGCTGGCGCACACGCTGCCGTACGACCTGACGATCTGCGGCCGCGACGCCCGCCCGCGCGACTCGCTGGCCCGCATCGCGGTCCCGGCCCTGGTGATCGGCGGCGGCGCGAGCGACGAGGCACTGCGGTCAGGCGCCCGCGCGGCGGCCGAGGCGGTGCCGGGAGCGCGTCACGAAACGCTCGAAGGCCAGGACCACGGCGTGCTCCAGTTCCCGGAGACGCTGAAGTCGTTGCTGACCGATTTCCTGAAGTAG
- the rpmB gene encoding 50S ribosomal protein L28: MAAVCDVCGKGPGFGKSVSHSHRRTNRRWNPNIQTVHAKVGVSQRKRLNVCTSCIKAGKVVRG; the protein is encoded by the coding sequence GTGGCTGCCGTGTGCGACGTCTGTGGCAAGGGACCCGGCTTCGGCAAGTCGGTCTCGCACTCCCACCGCCGTACCAACCGCCGGTGGAACCCGAACATCCAGACCGTCCACGCCAAGGTGGGTGTGTCCCAGCGCAAGCGCCTGAACGTGTGCACCTCGTGCATCAAGGCGGGCAAGGTCGTTCGCGGCTGA
- a CDS encoding DAK2 domain-containing protein, whose translation MRVLDAAAVSAWAAGCVRSLASLRPAIDEINVYPVADSDTGSNMLFTMTGAARELSEATPETADEALKILARGAVASAKGNSGVILSQVVRGLADRAEGDLDGPWLADALGHADEVATGAVSRPVAGTILTVLHAVALAVRGDTRTLDEVAEAAAKEAAHALEKTPEQLPALARAGVVDAGARGLVAVLDALVGVLTGAPVEQEHPLEVHAHAHDEVYAWEVMYLLDGVDEASLPTLRKELSGLGDSVTVAGDGSGSHAVHVHCADIGAAIEAGLALGRPRRIRVEPLLTPTPIEPGGGIDRTVVAVVHGGALAELLRAESIPVLAVPEGATPSVEDMIGLLNEAAGQQVTVLPGSVALTAAADTAAGHAMAADRDVVVIPCASPVQVLAALAVHDAGRRTNDDVVAMAEAAAATRRGELRIAQEESLTWVGRAQSGDVVGLVDDEVVLIEPAPASETNLVAAAMKVLNRMLALGGELVTVLSGAAAPPGVAEELAEQLRVEHPEVELAGYASGQTGAVLLMGVE comes from the coding sequence GTGCGGGTGCTGGACGCGGCGGCGGTGTCCGCCTGGGCTGCGGGTTGCGTGCGCAGTCTCGCGAGCCTGCGGCCGGCCATCGACGAGATCAACGTCTACCCCGTCGCCGATTCCGACACCGGCTCCAACATGCTCTTCACGATGACCGGCGCGGCCCGGGAACTCTCCGAAGCCACCCCGGAAACCGCGGACGAGGCGCTGAAGATCCTCGCGCGCGGCGCGGTCGCCTCGGCCAAGGGCAACTCCGGCGTGATCCTTTCCCAGGTAGTGCGCGGGCTGGCCGACCGCGCCGAAGGCGACCTGGACGGTCCCTGGCTCGCGGACGCCCTGGGGCACGCCGACGAGGTCGCCACCGGTGCCGTCAGCCGCCCGGTCGCCGGGACGATCCTCACCGTCCTGCACGCCGTCGCCCTCGCCGTGCGCGGCGACACCCGAACGCTCGACGAAGTGGCCGAAGCAGCCGCGAAAGAGGCCGCGCACGCCCTCGAAAAGACGCCCGAGCAGCTGCCCGCGCTGGCCAGGGCCGGGGTCGTCGACGCCGGGGCACGCGGCCTGGTCGCCGTGCTCGACGCGCTGGTCGGGGTGCTCACCGGTGCGCCGGTCGAGCAGGAACACCCCCTCGAAGTGCACGCGCACGCCCACGACGAGGTCTACGCCTGGGAGGTCATGTACCTCCTGGACGGCGTCGACGAGGCGAGCCTGCCGACCCTGCGCAAGGAGCTGAGCGGCCTCGGCGACAGCGTCACGGTGGCCGGCGACGGTTCGGGCAGCCACGCCGTGCACGTCCACTGCGCCGACATCGGCGCCGCCATCGAGGCCGGGCTCGCCCTCGGCCGCCCGCGCAGGATCCGGGTCGAACCGCTGCTCACGCCGACGCCGATCGAGCCGGGCGGCGGGATCGACCGCACGGTCGTCGCCGTCGTCCACGGCGGCGCGCTGGCCGAGCTGCTGCGTGCCGAAAGCATCCCGGTGCTCGCCGTGCCCGAGGGCGCGACGCCGAGCGTCGAGGACATGATCGGCCTGCTCAACGAGGCCGCCGGGCAGCAGGTGACCGTGCTGCCGGGCAGCGTCGCGCTCACCGCCGCGGCCGACACCGCCGCCGGGCACGCGATGGCCGCCGACCGGGACGTCGTGGTCATCCCGTGCGCCTCGCCGGTGCAGGTGCTGGCCGCCCTCGCCGTGCACGACGCCGGGCGCCGCACCAACGACGACGTCGTCGCGATGGCCGAAGCGGCCGCCGCCACCAGGCGTGGCGAACTGCGGATCGCCCAGGAGGAGTCGCTAACCTGGGTGGGCCGGGCCCAGTCCGGTGACGTGGTCGGCCTGGTCGACGACGAGGTGGTGCTGATCGAGCCCGCGCCCGCGTCCGAGACGAACCTGGTCGCGGCCGCGATGAAGGTGCTGAACCGGATGCTGGCGCTCGGCGGCGAGCTGGTGACGGTGCTGAGCGGGGCGGCGGCTCCGCCGGGGGTCGCCGAGGAGCTCGCCGAGCAGCTGCGGGTGGAGCACCCGGAGGTGGAACTGGCCGGCTACGCCAGCGGCCAGACCGGCGCCGTTCTGCTGATGGGAGTCGAATAG
- the recG gene encoding ATP-dependent DNA helicase RecG yields MAGLRDKLPLLLGAKTAKALATSLDIETVSDLLRHYPRRYAERGELTDIHGLELGEHATVLARIEKVSKRRMKARNGTILDMVITDGKRRLTCAFFNQAWREKDLVPGKTGLFAGKVSAFRDTLQLTNPEYELFDAENEAEAMDNFLAAIIPVYPAAQGMPTWSIAKCVRQVLDVLEVDEDPMPAELRRLHKLADLDNALRGIHRPENWAHLEASKKRLKWDEAMAVQLIFAQRRHSAISRPAQANPHVSGGLLEAFDKRLPFDLTAGQRGIGDEIAADLASEHPMNRLLQGEVGSGKTVVALRAMLQVVDNRRQAAMLAPTEVLAAQHARSLREMLGDLGQAGELGAAENATKVTLLTGSMGAKERKKSLLEIVSGEAGIVVGTHALIQDHVEFADLGLAVVDEQHRFGVEQRDALRTRGSGDTSPHVLVMTATPIPRTVAMTVYGDLEVSALREMPVGRSPIATTVVPVAEKPAWFERIWQRVREEVGKGHQAYVVCPRIGDEPPSDKSDKRPPLAVLEVAPELEHGPLQGLKIGVLHGRMPPDDKDAVMRAFSAAQLDVLVATTVIEVGVNVPNATAMVIMDADRFGVSQLHQLRGRVGRGSVPGLCLLVTETLDGTATRERLAAVESTTDGFELSRLDLELRREGDILGAAQSGKRSTLKLLSLLRDEDVIAASRALAQELVTQDPELKKYRGLAQMVADVVDVDRAEYLEKS; encoded by the coding sequence ATGGCCGGACTGCGCGACAAGCTGCCGCTGCTGCTGGGCGCCAAGACGGCGAAGGCGCTCGCCACGTCGTTGGACATCGAGACGGTCAGCGACCTGCTGCGCCACTACCCGCGCCGCTACGCCGAGCGTGGCGAGCTCACCGACATCCACGGCCTCGAGCTGGGCGAGCACGCCACCGTGCTGGCCCGCATCGAAAAGGTGAGCAAGCGGCGGATGAAGGCACGCAACGGGACCATCCTCGACATGGTCATCACCGACGGGAAACGCCGGCTGACCTGCGCGTTCTTCAACCAGGCCTGGCGGGAGAAGGACCTCGTCCCCGGCAAGACCGGCCTCTTCGCCGGCAAGGTGTCGGCGTTTCGTGACACCCTGCAGCTGACCAACCCCGAGTACGAGCTGTTCGACGCCGAGAACGAAGCCGAGGCGATGGACAACTTCCTCGCCGCGATCATCCCGGTCTACCCGGCGGCGCAGGGCATGCCGACCTGGTCGATCGCCAAGTGCGTGCGGCAGGTCCTCGACGTCCTCGAGGTCGACGAGGACCCGATGCCCGCCGAACTGCGTCGGCTGCACAAGCTGGCCGACCTCGACAACGCCCTGCGCGGCATCCACCGCCCGGAGAACTGGGCGCACCTGGAGGCGTCGAAGAAGCGGCTCAAGTGGGACGAGGCCATGGCCGTCCAGCTGATCTTCGCGCAGCGGCGGCACTCGGCCATCTCGCGGCCGGCGCAGGCCAACCCGCACGTCAGCGGCGGCCTTCTGGAGGCCTTCGACAAGCGGCTGCCGTTCGACCTCACCGCGGGCCAGCGCGGGATCGGCGACGAGATCGCCGCGGACCTCGCGTCCGAGCACCCGATGAACCGGCTGCTCCAGGGCGAGGTCGGCTCGGGCAAGACGGTCGTCGCGCTGCGGGCGATGCTGCAGGTCGTCGACAACCGGCGGCAGGCCGCGATGCTGGCCCCGACCGAGGTACTGGCGGCGCAGCACGCGCGGTCGCTGCGGGAGATGCTCGGCGACCTCGGCCAGGCGGGCGAGCTGGGCGCGGCGGAGAACGCGACGAAGGTCACGCTGCTCACCGGGTCGATGGGCGCGAAGGAACGCAAGAAGTCGCTGCTGGAGATCGTCAGCGGCGAGGCGGGCATCGTCGTCGGCACGCACGCGCTGATCCAGGACCACGTCGAGTTCGCCGACCTCGGCCTCGCCGTCGTCGACGAGCAGCACCGCTTCGGCGTCGAGCAGCGGGACGCGCTGCGCACCCGCGGGTCCGGCGACACCAGCCCGCACGTGCTCGTCATGACCGCGACGCCGATCCCGCGCACGGTCGCGATGACCGTGTACGGCGACCTGGAGGTGTCGGCGCTGCGCGAGATGCCGGTCGGGCGGTCGCCGATCGCCACCACGGTCGTGCCGGTCGCCGAGAAGCCGGCCTGGTTCGAGCGGATCTGGCAGCGGGTGCGCGAAGAGGTCGGCAAGGGGCACCAGGCGTACGTCGTCTGCCCGCGGATCGGCGACGAGCCGCCGTCGGACAAGAGCGACAAGCGGCCGCCGCTCGCGGTCCTCGAAGTCGCCCCCGAGCTGGAGCACGGCCCGCTGCAGGGCCTGAAGATCGGTGTCCTGCACGGCCGGATGCCCCCTGATGACAAGGACGCCGTGATGCGCGCGTTCTCGGCGGCCCAACTGGACGTCCTCGTGGCCACGACGGTGATCGAGGTCGGCGTGAACGTGCCGAACGCCACCGCGATGGTGATCATGGACGCCGACCGGTTCGGCGTCAGCCAGCTGCACCAGCTGCGCGGGCGTGTCGGCCGGGGCAGCGTGCCGGGGCTGTGCCTGCTGGTCACCGAGACCCTCGACGGCACGGCGACCCGCGAACGGCTGGCGGCGGTCGAGTCCACGACGGACGGCTTCGAGCTGTCGCGCCTCGACCTCGAGCTGCGCCGCGAAGGCGACATCCTCGGCGCGGCGCAGTCGGGGAAGCGGTCCACGCTCAAGCTGCTGTCGCTGCTGCGCGACGAGGACGTCATCGCCGCGTCCCGGGCCCTGGCGCAGGAGCTCGTCACGCAGGACCCGGAGCTGAAGAAGTACCGCGGCCTGGCCCAGATGGTCGCCGACGTCGTCGACGTCGACCGCGCGGAATACCTGGAGAAGAGCTGA
- a CDS encoding GNAT family N-acetyltransferase — protein sequence MRSWQATYAGLISADFLAGLSAESRAASWARRIGDGVPVLVTEADGAVVGFASYGPGQLYALYLLPEHWGRGLGRELHDRVVEELPGDRAILWVLATNDRAKAFYLRQGWVDDGEATTETIDGVTLDVVRFSRRLR from the coding sequence GTGCGGTCCTGGCAGGCGACGTACGCCGGGCTCATCTCGGCGGACTTCCTGGCCGGGCTCTCGGCGGAGTCGCGTGCGGCGTCCTGGGCGCGGCGCATCGGCGACGGCGTACCGGTGCTGGTCACGGAGGCCGACGGTGCCGTCGTCGGGTTCGCCTCGTACGGGCCCGGGCAGCTCTACGCGCTCTATCTGCTGCCGGAGCACTGGGGCCGCGGCCTCGGCCGGGAGCTGCACGACCGGGTCGTCGAAGAGCTGCCCGGCGACCGCGCGATCCTGTGGGTGCTCGCGACGAACGACCGCGCGAAGGCGTTCTACCTGCGGCAGGGCTGGGTGGACGACGGCGAGGCCACGACCGAGACGATCGACGGCGTCACCCTCGATGTGGTGCGGTTCAGCCGTCGGCTGCGGTGA